In Scleropages formosus chromosome 6, fSclFor1.1, whole genome shotgun sequence, the genomic stretch AACATTTATATCATTTGTAACATAAGGAGCCAGTATATTGGTTTCCTTTTGACAGTGTGGCTGAAACATTTGTACTCCCTACTTCTGACCCTCCCCCATGGCCATGTGTCGTTGCAGCGAGACCCTCCCTGTGGAGTACCTCGGAGGGAATTCGCTGTGTATGAACCAGTACTACCAGGTGCTGTGCTCCTGCCGTGTCCCGGGGCCGCGGAGGGACTCAGTGGTGAACCATGCCCGTGCCAAGAGGCCTCCCACGTTCATCACTGTCGTGCACAACTACCAGGTAAATAGGACTTGGATTTCCTAGCGTTCAACAGAGCAGAACTCTATCCATGCATCACTCCCACATATATCAGCAGAGAGCATagagcactcacacacacatacatatgtgcgcgcacacacacacacagtaggcagtttagaatcaccagttcacttgaaacacatttctttggactgagggaggaaaccagagcacccagaggaaacccacacaaacatgagagGAACATGTAAACTGCATGTAGACTGAGACTGATTCAGACTGCTACAACTCTGAATGGTAAACAGTGTCCGAAAcggaggaaaacaaaaggagTCCGAGtacagaatgttctggaacgTCAAAGTGTATTGGTTACAAGTTTTCATATTGCACTACAGATGCCAGAACTGCACAGGCAGTCTGAGTCACATGTCATAGGATACAGTCGGCCGGATTTGATGCATGAaccaaaagaaatatttttgagtTATCAGATTTAGTAAAGATGTCCCTGTATTCTGCCAGTTACGGTATCAAGTGGCGTACTGAATAGTCACCGCCTTGACTTCAAGTGACATGCATCCAAGCCCCACTTATTACTGTTATATTCTCTATCAAGGTAtaacaagtaaaaatgaccaaattgtatgaatgggtaaataagtataatGTGTGgagcttaatgctgtaaatcagtttgaataaaagtgtcacgTTGACGAGCAAATAACTTATAAACATCAATCTGACAGCATTCAGGTGATGGACCTTTTTCAAAAGTTGCAAAACAGgtttctgggacttgaaccatcAGCCTTTCCCTTACTAAGGCAaattccttaaccactacacagGAGGCTACTCTTCATTAAACCCTCCCCTTTGCCCCACCAGTTCTTTGTGCTGGAGGTTTATAGTAGCGACGGCTCGCTGCTCACCGTGGACCAGATTTACATGCAGCTGGAGAAGATCTGGAACTCATCGCTGCAGACCAATAAGGAACCCATTGGCATCCTGACCTCCCAGCACCGCAACACCTGGGCTAAGGCCTACGCCAACCTCATTAAAGGTTATCTATAttctgttttgttcatttttttgttttttatgtgtttatatatatacatacacacacacacacacacacacacacacacacacacacacgcacgtactGTATATGCgcatgtgtaaatattttttccacatgcacccagacacacacacacacaccatttccaGATCTCTGATGCATGTTCTGGTGTCTTTCTTCACGCAGACAAGACCAACAAGGAGTCAGTGCAGGCCATCCAGAAGAGCATTTTTACCGTGTGCCTGGACGCCCCCGTGCCACGTGTGTCGGATGAGATGTACCGCAGCCGTGCGGCTTTGCAGATGCTCCATGGCGGTGGGAGTCGCTGGAACAGTGGAAATCGTTGGTTTGATAAGACCCTGCAGGTGAGCATTGGGGAGATTTATCAGAGTGTGTGATAACACAGCTTGGGGGATGGGGTGGCCATGAGCAGAAGTAAGTTTACGCTTGTCTTTTCCATGCTAATGTGCTTTGTCCTGTCTTACTTTCTCAAGTTCATCATCGGAGAGGATGGGACATGCGGTCTGAGCTACGAACACGCCCCCGCTGAAGGCCCGCCCATTGTATCGATGGTGGACCATGTGGTTGAGTACACGTAAGAGGAATTTTCATCTTGCTGTTGATCATCAACTCCAATGAACACTGGAGATGAGCAGTAAACACCATGAAAATTAGTTGAATTAATTTGGTTActcactcctgttctgtttggctGTGTTTTGCTGCTAACTAGTGGCTGGGTGCAGAAATGCCTGCAGCTTTTTCCTGTGGGAGACAGTAAGAGAGGAAACAGAACCGTCAAGCCCTGCACCATGTGTCTGTAACTTCCTCTCTGAGAGGGAAGGTCgaatatatttttgaatttattaCCGGACAGGAAGAAGACTGAGATGGTGCGTACACCCCTGGTACCGCTTCCAATGCCCCAGAAACTGCGCTTCAACATCACCCCTGAGATCAAGAAGGATATCGAGAAGGCCAAGCAGAACATGAACATGTGAGTCCTTCAGTGCTTCTGATCAGTGCCCGCAGATTCCATCACTGACCTGTTGAGAACCGAGAACAGAGGAAACCTGTTATTACGAATGTTTGGTTTTGGTTGGAATTGGACAGATATTAATCACAGACATGGGAGGGTATTAAATATATAGTTTAGtagtgctcctgtctcacagcgcctgggtggtgcgagaggatgtgggttcgatccctgctcaatctgtgtggagtctgcctgttctccctgtgtctgtgtgggtttcctccgggtgctccggtttcctcccacagtcaaaagacatcctcttcagatggactggtgactccagtgtgtgagtgacagagagaatgtgttccactgatgtatggatgagtgacccattgtaagtagtgtatctagcagtgtaagtcaccacggtgaattaggtgcatgggctgataacactacatagagttcattggaagttgcttaggCAGAAGTGTccgctgaataaattaatgtaaatgtaatgtgtgttctctgttttctttccttctccagAATGGTTCATGATCTTGATGTGAGGGTTATCGTGTTCTCCCATTTCGGGAAGAATGTCCCTAAGTCCCACAAGATGAGCCCGGATGCTTTCATACAGGTGGCCCTGCAGCTTGCATACTTCAGGTGAGCTGGCCTATGTTCCCACCAGTGCTGCTGCATTTTTACACACTTAGTACCTTAAGGGCAGTCAGGTGCATGACCTCCGTGAACCACTCCCTTAGGATGTACCAGCGCTGCTGCTCTACCTACGAGAGTGCTTCCCTCAGGATGTTCCGACTGGGCCGCACCGACACCATCCGCTCCGCCTCCATTGACTCGCTGAACTTCTCGCGGACCATGGACGACCCCTCCAAGCCTGTCAGTCCAACCACAGTGCCCTGCCTCCTGCTGATGTGTTTGTCTTTGGCCAAATGACATCGCTGACACCACTTTATAAACCCATTATTTTACTGATCGATTCAGtcaaataatttgttttacattcagGTTACTTGCGTAGCCTAAgtagaaatgtgattttttatataataaattaaaaaa encodes the following:
- the crata gene encoding carnitine O-acetyltransferase, which translates into the protein MLALLARTMVRQGAMSPCSLVRPVSATMIPGRYLAHQEGLPKLPVPPLRQTCERYLAVLEPLVSEQELEHTRKLMAEFLTPGGAGERLQKGLERRAHKMENWLSDWWLQTAYLDFRMPVVVHSSPGVVLPRLEFSDRQGQIRFAAKLIAGVLDFKTMIDNETLPVEYLGGNSLCMNQYYQVLCSCRVPGPRRDSVVNHARAKRPPTFITVVHNYQFFVLEVYSSDGSLLTVDQIYMQLEKIWNSSLQTNKEPIGILTSQHRNTWAKAYANLIKDKTNKESVQAIQKSIFTVCLDAPVPRVSDEMYRSRAALQMLHGGGSRWNSGNRWFDKTLQFIIGEDGTCGLSYEHAPAEGPPIVSMVDHVVEYTKKTEMVRTPLVPLPMPQKLRFNITPEIKKDIEKAKQNMNIMVHDLDVRVIVFSHFGKNVPKSHKMSPDAFIQVALQLAYFRMYQRCCSTYESASLRMFRLGRTDTIRSASIDSLNFSRTMDDPSKPVAEKVALLEKAVKAHRAYTDMAIRGEAIDRHLLGLRLQAIEDLVSMPKVFMDTSYAVAMHYNLSTSQVPAKTDCVMCFGPVVPDGYGVCYNPMEEHINFAVSAFNSCSETNAARLAQGLEDALLDMRDLVEQMPRAKL